A single genomic interval of Bradyrhizobium japonicum USDA 6 harbors:
- a CDS encoding carbohydrate porin yields the protein MDPNYAMRDCLLATTSPRTYSATAALSFNLRPRGKQSGLAIALSLAACLVGNPVLAQTASGLDPSNHPVDQASKRGKTSDRAAKLPIDLICQAIRPPAPARAAGPGVPLEKRGNADRAAQTRPQKTIDPFQRYDNLREKGLWFPIPGPADTIDQDKGGVRSALADVGIGYIGWTHNSFASNQLPHAARSTIANQLYMGQNPTFASANFMIVTYDLSRFGIADGQIVVGAEQQYWTWDRPGPDRVGLNTLAYYQTFFNRTLELKLGYLRNQNEFTGTLFGGITGSNMSALFQAGMSTNAAPTPAANLKYNFDARLYNKVSVQRSISPDGAYAHITENPTGLKWSTANAGILLVEEAGYKSKAAPGVPDTWLRAGVGLNRSRYTNLADPKQQRESGNNFHYIAADRQLWQSDALGSPSRGIYGGFSVMGAPPERNRISRYYELRLYAKGPFDSRPSDLIALVATNTAWSKLAVDAALAKGQLAHRDSTAVTGTYIAHLAPGIYASVGLSYIHYPTIITHTPQTEHALNLLISTLIFF from the coding sequence ATGGACCCGAACTACGCCATGCGTGATTGCCTTCTTGCGACGACCTCGCCCCGGACATACTCGGCTACGGCAGCACTTTCTTTCAATTTAAGACCAAGGGGCAAGCAATCTGGGCTTGCTATCGCACTTTCGCTAGCGGCTTGTCTGGTCGGCAATCCCGTACTGGCACAAACCGCGAGCGGACTTGATCCTAGTAACCACCCTGTGGATCAGGCCAGCAAAAGAGGAAAGACTTCCGACCGGGCCGCAAAGCTCCCGATCGACCTGATCTGTCAGGCAATCCGCCCTCCTGCCCCGGCGCGAGCAGCAGGTCCCGGAGTGCCTTTGGAGAAGCGCGGCAATGCGGACAGGGCTGCTCAGACGAGACCGCAAAAAACGATCGATCCCTTCCAAAGGTACGACAATCTGCGTGAAAAAGGGTTGTGGTTCCCCATCCCTGGTCCTGCAGATACGATTGATCAGGACAAGGGGGGCGTTAGATCTGCGCTGGCGGACGTCGGCATCGGCTATATCGGGTGGACACATAACTCCTTTGCAAGCAACCAGCTACCGCATGCAGCCAGAAGCACTATCGCAAACCAGCTCTATATGGGCCAGAATCCGACTTTCGCGTCGGCGAACTTCATGATCGTCACCTACGATCTGAGCCGGTTTGGCATTGCCGACGGACAGATTGTCGTAGGGGCCGAGCAGCAATACTGGACGTGGGATCGCCCAGGGCCAGATCGGGTGGGACTCAATACGCTCGCCTACTACCAGACTTTCTTCAACAGGACACTAGAACTCAAACTTGGCTACCTCAGAAACCAGAATGAATTCACCGGCACATTGTTCGGAGGAATCACAGGATCGAACATGTCTGCCTTGTTCCAGGCTGGGATGAGCACCAATGCCGCGCCCACGCCAGCGGCCAACTTGAAGTACAATTTTGACGCTCGCTTGTACAACAAGGTCTCCGTCCAGCGCTCAATCAGTCCAGATGGTGCCTATGCCCATATAACCGAGAATCCCACCGGCTTGAAATGGAGCACGGCCAATGCAGGCATCCTTCTTGTCGAAGAAGCCGGCTACAAGAGCAAGGCTGCTCCCGGCGTACCCGACACGTGGCTGCGGGCGGGCGTTGGTTTGAACAGGAGCCGCTACACGAATTTGGCGGATCCCAAGCAACAAAGGGAGAGCGGAAATAATTTTCACTACATCGCTGCGGACAGGCAGCTCTGGCAGAGTGACGCCCTTGGGTCGCCGTCTCGCGGCATCTACGGCGGCTTCTCCGTCATGGGAGCTCCACCTGAGCGCAACAGGATCAGCCGGTATTACGAGCTTCGTCTTTATGCAAAGGGACCTTTTGATAGCCGGCCCAGTGATCTGATTGCTCTCGTGGCGACCAACACGGCCTGGAGTAAGCTTGCAGTGGATGCTGCTCTGGCAAAAGGCCAGCTTGCGCACCGCGATAGCACAGCAGTCACGGGAACATACATCGCGCATCTCGCTCCGGGGATATATGCAAGCGTCGGACTGTCATACATTCATTACCCGACAATCATCACACACACGCCCCAAACGGAACACGCGCTCAATCTGTTGATATCTACGTTGATATTCTTCTGA
- a CDS encoding transposase: protein MGKDLDDRKLGGNQRAEGMEQGRIAGIDCDSDLMTLFAPVNSATFTKEPNCMRRGGLAGAGITALMSREAVCYDNAPMESFLHTLVRHRNHNRADAQRIIFAFIEGFYEPNPAPFRNRYIARSRWS from the coding sequence ATGGGGAAGGACCTGGACGATCGTAAGCTCGGGGGAAACCAGCGAGCGGAAGGCATGGAGCAAGGGCGAATCGCGGGCATCGATTGCGATTCTGATCTTATGACCTTATTCGCGCCCGTGAATTCCGCAACCTTCACCAAAGAACCCAATTGCATGAGACGAGGCGGTCTCGCGGGCGCCGGCATCACCGCGTTGATGAGCCGCGAGGCCGTTTGCTACGACAATGCCCCGATGGAGAGCTTCCTCCATACACTGGTTCGTCATCGCAACCATAACCGCGCCGACGCCCAGCGCATTATCTTTGCTTTCATCGAGGGCTTCTACGAGCCGAACCCGGCTCCATTCCGCAATCGATATATCGCCCGATCGAGATGGAGCTAA